In the Acetobacterium sp. KB-1 genome, GAATTTTCCAAAGGCTTATGCGAGCTTTTATCGCGCAGGAGAAATTAGACGGATTCTTGAGCATTTGAATAATCCCCAAAACATCAGCTCTGAAATGGCGGTATTTGAGGGCTCGCAGGAGATGTTTGAAAAAACGCCGCTTAACGTGTTGTATCACTATCCGATGGCCTATTTACTGCATATTCTTGTTTGTTTGTTCCACGGAAATGAGCGCACAGCGATTGGTAGTCGTAGACAATTGGATCAGTTAGAGCAGTTTTATAATAAACAGGATGGCATTGATCAGACTTACCGAAATCGGATTCTGGCTGAAATCAACATCGTTAAGCGGTTTACGGTATTTAATCATATTGAAGAATCCACCGTCACCAATGATTTGATTATCAAGCTATTGGATGGGGAACAATCCTACATTATGAGAAAAGAAAATGAATTTACCTTTGGATCCCCCCATCTGAGTTATAATTATTTCAGAGAACCGGGTCGGTATCAAAAAACAGTCCAACTGATTGTCGAGAAGGTTCCGGTTTATTCTCAATTTACCAGTGGCTGCGGAACCGGATCTGAATATCAGGCCCGGGCCGAATACAGTCTGGAAACTGGTAATTGGGCAGAGGCCGAACTTAATGGTGAAAAGGCAATCTTTAAAGCCCGGACCAAAGATCAGCACAGTATTGTTATTTGTGGCAATTTTGTACTGATTCGGCTGATGATTTTACAAGGAAGAATTACTGCTGCCCTGAATCGTCTTCGTGATTTGGAAAAAGAAATTCTGGAGGTCAGGAATCCTATTTACAATACCACCATGGACATTTGCAAGGGCTATGTTTATGCCAATCTGGAACAGACAGAGATGATTCCCTACTGGCTTCAGGTGGGGGATATGACCACTGCTGATTTGCTTTATCAGGGGGTGGCTTTAAATTATCTGGTTTATGGCAAGGCGGTCGCCGCATCCCGGAATTTTGTTAAACTTGAAATTCTTTCCGAGAGTTTTATAGAATATTTTTCGATCTATCATAATCAGTTGGGAATAATCCATAACGGAATCTTTAAAGCCATTGCCAAATATAATCTATATGGCATTGAAGCAGGAATTAATGCCCTTAATAAGATTTTGGGAGAAGCTTATCTGGATGGAATCATTATGCCCTTTGTGGAAAATGCACCCTTTCTCATTGTGATGTTGAGAGAAATCAATGATCGACAGCCTAAAGATCAATTTATTCGCTGGCTGCTATCAGTTAGTGAAGTTTATCTAAAGAATCTGAAAAATGAGGAATTGTCCAGAGTCAGTCTCACTCTACGAGAACAAGAAGTATTGCGGCTTACCGCTGAAGGTCTAAAGCGCGAAGAAATTGCTAAACGGCTTTATATCGCTCCGGGTACGGTTAAGACCCATCTTCAGAATGTTTATAAAAAGCTGGAGGTTAATGGGAAAAATGCGGCGATTAAAACAGCGTTAAAAAATGGCTTGTTGTTTGCAGAAAATGAAAAAGACTAGTTGGCTGTTTGGATTTCATACATAATACAGCTTTTTTCTCCAATAAAGTTATTTTCGACATGTAAGGGTATATACATTATATGTCGCTTATAAGTAAATGATAGCGGCGGAATGGAGATTAAAATGAAAAAACGAATTAAAAATAACGTGAGCTGGGTAGGTAAAGTCGATTGGGAGCTGCAACAGTTTCATGGCAATGAATTTTCAACCAATCATGGCTCCACTTACAATTCCTATTTAATCGAGGAAGAAAAGACTGTTTTAGTCGACACGGTCTGGTTACCCTATGCCAAAGAATTTGTGGAAAACTTAACGCAGGTAATCGATTTGAATGAGATCGACTATATTGTCGCTAATCATGGGGAAGTGGATCACAGCGGAGCCCTGCCGGAACTGATGGCGAGAATCCCAGATGTTCCCATTTACTGTTCCGAAAACGCAGTAAAGTCTTTAAAGGGTCAGTATCATCAGGACTGGAACTTCAATGTCGTGAAAACCGGAGACAAGCTGGACGTCGGCAATGGTAAAGAATTGATTTTTGTGGAAATGCGGATGCTCCATTGGCCGGACAGCATGGCCACCTATCTGACCGGAGACAATATTCTCTTTAGCAATGATGCCTTTGGCCAGCATTATGCTACCGAAAAACTGTTTAATAAGCTGGTCGATCAATGCGATTTGTATCAGGAAGCGATAAAATACTATGCCAATATTCTAACCCCCTTTAGTGCCATATTGCGAAAGAAATTAGACGAAATTATTGCCTTTAATCTGACCATTGATATGATCGCCACCAGCCATGGCGTCATCTGGAATGACAATCCGATGCAAATCGTTGAGAAATATGCCCAGTGGGCAGGAGATTATCAGGAAAACCAGATCACGATAATCTATGACACGATGTGGAATGGTACTAAAAATCTGGCCGAAAATATTGCCGAGGGGATTAGCCTGACCGATCCAGATGTTTTAGTAAAAGTCTTCAACCTGTCAAAAAGTGATGAGAATGACTTAATTACCGAAGTCTTTAAAGCAAAGACGGTGCTGATTGGTTCGCCGACCATTGGTGGCAGTATCCTTCACTCCATCGCCGGCTTTGTTCATCTGATGAAGGAGCTTAAGTTTAAAAACAAAAAAGCTGCCGCCTTTGGCTGCTATGGTTGGAGCGGTGAGTCAACTAAGGTGTTAAATGAATGGCTGGAAGGCGCCGGATTCGAAATCATCAACGAGGGTCTGAAAAATCAGTGGAACCCCGATGATACTGAGCAGATATCAGCCATCGACTTTGGTAAAGAAATCGCCAAAGCCTAGAAGCTGATCGATTCAACGTAAAAACGACTTAATCATGATTTGATTAAGTCGTTTTTATTACGTTCTTATCTTTTACAAACAAACCCAGTACCGACAATATCGAGTTGTGCGCATCAGAGCCGACACGGCGATAGCCTGCGTGAAGGCAACGAGCCAATCACAAGCTTGCTTGTAGTTGGCGACTGCCCGCGACTAATAAGAAATTTCTAATTTTTTATTAGTGTCCGATTCCGTAGCGAACAACAGATTAACAATTGGTCGGTACGGCAGTTGCCGAAACCCTTGTTTCAATCGTAGTGAATACCGCCCCAGTAAACCGGGCTTTTGACGATGGTGCGGGGATCCAGTTCCACGCCTTCCATAGCCCACTTTTTATATTCTTCAAAGCCAGTGCGGTCGATGATGTAGCCGATGTGTTCTTTGCCGCCGGGTGCTTCCCGATTGATGTAGTTTTCTACAAATCGATAGGTATTTTTAATAATTTTGACAATCGCGTCTTCGGTCGCCCAAACCAGAAAATCTTCGGCCAGCCGGGGGTTTCGTTTTCCGGTTCGTCCCATAATCGCCAATCGGTAGTAGGTTTCCGGGCTGCGGGTCCAGGCCCGGGTTGGGCAGTTGATCACACATTCGCCACAGCCGACACATTTTTCGGTGTTTCGGACAATTCGGTAATTCTCTACTGACAAAGCATCCACCGATTTTTTCTGGCAGGCTTTAACACAGGCCAGACAACCCATGCAGCGTTCTTTTTGATACTGGGGTTCGGTCATCCCGATGATCCCAAAATCCTGCATCCGGGTTTTGATGCAGTCATTGGCACAGCCGGTGAAGGCGACCTTAAAATGGAGATCATTGGGAAAGATTTCCTGCTCCATTTTCTTGGCAAAATTAGTGGTATTATAGGTGGCAAATGGACAGGTATTACTGCCGATACAGGCAGAGATATTGCGCGTGCCGGCTGCGGTATAGCCTTTGCCTGGGATTTCCTGATTAATATCCAATTTATCAATAATCGGCTGTAGCAGCGCATTGACGGCGTCCATATCGGTATATTTAATACCCGGGATTTCAAAGCCCTGACGGGTGGTTAAATGGATGCGGCCATTGCCATAGGTTTTTGCAATGTTTTGAATCAGCGGCAGCAGTTCCGCCGTTAATAAGCCGCCGGGAACCCGGACTCGTGAGGCGGTTTCCCCACGGACCTTGGTGACGCGATAGGCATTCTTCTTTATCTTCTTGGTATTTAGATCTAACATGGCACTCCTCCTAATCCTTTAAAAATTTTCCCTTGGTGTAGTTAAAAACCGGACCGTCCAGACAAATATAGGTATCATCGATTTTACAGTGACCGCATTTACCAATGCCACAGCACATTTTTCGCTCCTGGGAGATCCAGATATTTTCTTCTTTGAATCCGACATTAAAAAGCTCGGTGATCGTGCATTTCATCATCATCGGTGGTCCCACCACAATCCCGATCGCTTCGTCAGTGTTTTTAATCGGGATTTCCGGAATGTATTGGGTAACCAGTCCGCATTTGCCGCAATAGCCATCGACCGGGGTATCCACGGTCATAATGACATTGATGTTTTTTTCCCACTCTTTGAAGTCTTTTTTAAAGAGGACATCGTTGGGCGATTTAAAACCTACTAACAGGGTAAAACTTTTGCAGTCGTTGGGATGGGCCGAAAAATAATCGACGATCCCTTTCACTGGCGAAAGACCGGTGCCGCCAGCAACCAGAATAATTTCTTTGCCCATATAGTTGGTGATATCAAAGCCATTGCCATAGGGTCCCCGAAGGAACAGGGTATCGCCGACATAATTTTCGAAGATTTCATCCGTAACCTTGCCGACTTTACGAATGGTCAGATCAACCGTGCCATTACCGATGCCGCTGACCGAAATGGGGGCTTCGCCAAACTTGGGTAGCGATACCTCAAAAAATTGTCCCGGTTTGACCTCGCCGCGATAGGTCATCCGGAAGGTAAACTCAATTTCAGTATGTTTGATCACGTCGACGATTTCCGAAAGGAAAGGAAGATAAGGATTATCTGAATTCGTTGTATGAGACGCAGTTGTTGTCGCAGTCATTTAAATTTCCTCCTTTGCAGCATCATTTACCAAATCACTCAGTTTATTGATGCAATTGGCAAAAGAAATATATTCCGGACAGACATCGTCGCAGCGGCCGCAGCCAATACACATATGGGTGCCGAAGCGTCGTTTATAATCGTTTATCTTGTGCATCACCTTAAAGCGCATCCGTTGGCCCTTGTCATTTCGAAACGCATGTCCGCCGGCCATATCAGTGTAGCCATCAACATGACAGGAAGCCCAAACCCGCCGCCGTTCGCCGGCTTTGCCGTTGTCGGTGTAGAAAATATCCTGCATTGTGAAGCAGGTACAGGTGGGACAAACAAAGTTGCATCGTCCGCAGGCAATGCAACGGTTGCCGTAATCTTCCCAGAATGGAGCGTCAAACAGGGTCTGGGGAACCGTTTCGGAAATCGTCACGACGGTGTCATTGGCGGTGACAGAATCAGGAATCACTGATGATGGTGTTGCACCGGCCAAAGCGGTGTCCAGGAGATCCCAGTGACTGTCAACCAGCACGGTTTCACCATCAACCTTTATGTAAGCGTCATAGTCGTCGCTTTTCTGGGTGCCCATCGAAACGCAGAAACAGTTTTCAAAGGAATTTTCGCAGCCGATTAAAATAAATTTGGTCTGATCCCGCAGCCTTTTGTAATAGCTATCGACAGCGCCGTTTTCCAGATAAATGGTATCCATTCGTTTAAGACCGTGCAGATCACAGCTACGTAAAAACACAATCGCCCCTTTTTGGGGCACATCAGACTCCTTTATTTCATTTTCAGTAAAATAAAAAAGTGTTTCAGAGATGGGGAGTAAGACCTCTTTAAAAGAGTAGTCTGATTTTTCGGCAAATTCGATTTCAGATAGATCTGCGATTTCGCCGTAACGAATGGTGTCGATATCGGTAAAGGTGCCATCGCCGACAAACCGCTTGGGGGCATAAATAATGAAGTCTTTTGAAAGGTCAGAAAAAATAGCATTGATTTTCTCTGGCGTAGTTTGGTAACCCATAAACAAGTCCTCCTTCAAGTTTTTTGGTAATCATTGCGGTAAAGAGTGAAGTCTGCCAAAGGCCCTTTTCAGGGGAGTTTTGACAGACTTTTAATTTGGTTGATGATGTTAACAATTGATCGGTACGGTAGTATAAAGAAAACCCGATGGTACCGACCACACTTTTTCAATAGCGAGTTGGTTTTAACCCAGTAATTTTGCCATATCAGCTTCTGGGGTGGTGATTGGTCCGATGTTGTAGTTTTCAACCAGCACGTTTAAAACGTTGGGTGAAATAAAAGCGGGTAGTGATGGTCCTAATAAGATGTTCTTGATGCCGAGGTGTAACAGGGTCAGTAAGATACAAACCGCTTTTTGTTCGTACCAGGATAAGACCATGCTTAGCGGTAATTCGTTAACATCGCAATCAAAAGCGCCAGCCAGAGCCACAGCCACCTGAATGGCCGAGTAAGCATCATTGCATTGGCCCATATCCATCAGTCGTGGCAAGCCGCCGATGGTGCCCAGATCAAGATCGTTGAAGCGGTATTTACCACAGGCCAGGGTTAAGACAATCGTATCAGCCGGTGTTTTTTCAACAAATTCGGTGTAGTAGTTACGTCCGGTTTTAGCCCCGTCACAGCCTCCAACCAGGAAGAAGTGTTTGATATCGCCAGCTTTAACAGCCGCGATAACCTTGTCAGCAACGCCTAAAACAGTGCCATGACCAAATCCGGTTAATAGTGTTTTACCGCCATTGATGCCGGTCATTTCCTTATCTTCCGGGTATCCGCCCAGTTCCAGCGCTTTTTTTATCACTGGGGCAAAATCTTTTTCTTTGCCAACATGGATCATGTCGGGGTATTGAACCACATCGGTGGTGAAAATACGGTCAGAATAGCTTTCTTTCACTGGCATAATACAGTTGGTGGTGAAAAGAACCGGGGCTGGTACAGCAGCGAATTCTTTTTGCTGGTTTTGCCAGGCTGTCCCAAAGTTTCCTTTTAAGTGGGTATGTTTTTTGAGTCCTGGATAAGCATGGGCTGGCAGCATTTCACCGTGAGTATAAATATTGATGCCCTTGCCTTCGGTTTGTTCCAGCAATAATTTTAAATCATGTAAATCATGACCCGTGATGATAATAAAAGGTCCTTTTTCAATGGTTAATGGCACTTCTGTTGGTACCGGGGTGCCATAGGTTTCGGTATTAGCTTTATCCAGCAATGCCATGCATTTTAAATTAATTTCGCCGGTTTTGAGTACTAGTGGCAGTAACACGTCCATGCCCAGATCAGAGCCGACAGCAGCGAGTGCTTCATAGAAGAAGGCATCGACTTCAGGGTCGTTGTAACCCAGGATTGCGGCATGATGAGCATAGGCAGCCACTCCTTTAACACCTAAAAGGATCAGCGTTTTCAGGGATCGAATATCTTCATTATCATCCCAGAGTTTTGCCATATCATAATCTTCGGCGGTTGGATCCAGATCAGCTTTCATTTTGTCAACACAGTCTACCATTACTTTAAGACTCTCATCATCAAAACTGACATTGGTAACAGTAGTGAATAATGCTTTTTTGATACAGGCGTCGGTGGCCGGGGTAGCCGCTGTTTTTTTTACGGCTTTAGACAGCCCAATACAGGCACCGACTAATTTATCCTGGAGACCGGCAACTGGCGCTGTTTTACCACAGACTCCCTTGACCTCACATCCGGTTCCTTTGGCAGTCTGTTCACATTGAAAACAAAACATGTCTTTCATTTTTTACCTCTCTCGTAACTATTTTATTTGTTAACCCGTATCAACGGGGAATAACCTTTGTAAAATCACTTCTCTTATAAATTACCCATAGATAGTGAAAAATAACGATTTAATCGTATTTATTTATTTAAACATCCGTTTAACTAAATATTTATCCAAACTATTGCGTTTTTTTAAACTGACGATAACATAATGATACTACATGTTTTTCTGTTTGACGGTTGCAAATGCAACATAGAATAAAAATATTTCTTCTTTTTATTGATATCTCCTGTATAGAAATATTCTCTTGAAATAGAAATCCTATCTTTTATTCTGAAAGTCATTGTGATATGATTTGTTTAACTAAGTGCAATCATTAGAAATGAGGAACACCATGAGCCTGAAAATGAGTAAGTTGCTGGATATTGAAAAATACTTGTTGCTGGAACTGGTTTATTTTCATTTGCCATCCCAGTATAAAAATCAGATTACCCGGGAAACCCCGATAAAATTGGATGAATATATCGATCTGATAGAGCAGTGTGGCTGTTCGACGTATCCTGGTTTTATTAGTCGCTCTCGGCATGGGAGCCAATACAAAAGAAGAAGGCAGGCTCATTTTAAGCGAATTTACGCATCCAGCGATAACCTGGACGATGTTATTATTACTGGTTATCGTAATGATAATTATGGTTGCTACGGTAATTCCGACGATAAGATTAAATCCAGCTTTGTTGGCATTGCCATGGAAGACTGCGAAAATAACGGGGCGGTGGTTTTTAGCGGTTGTGAACAGATGGATCTCAGCAGTATTGTTCTGGACTGGGGCGGATGTCTGATTGCTTCGTTGGGCGTGGTCACCGCTCATCATCATAAAGCGATCGATTTTTTCGACTACTATATGACCGGGATTCTGGGGGAACGTAATCTTTTCGGACATTCTAAAGGTGGTAATCTGGCCACCTACGTTTATATCAATCGGCTTGACGAAAACACTAATGCTTATTGCGTTAATGCCCAGCCCTATTGTTGGTACACCATGAGTGACAGTCAGAAGGCGGCCTTAAAAACAGATCGATTTGAGTATATTGTTCATGCCAATGACCCCACTAGAAAGGCCAGCTATGTGTCTTATATCAGCCGTACGGCTCCTCTGAACCGCTATGCAAACCGACATTTTATTGATATTCATGGCTTTGCTGAGGTTAGTTTTGACGAATTTGGAAATCTGGAAGGTACCCGGGTTATCCGGGAAACCAATAGCCGACTGAAAACCCGATTTTTTAACGACTATGCCACTGAAAAGCGTTTGACCCACGATGAATGTTTGGCCCAGTTCCAGGAAAACATTGACAAGATCATCTCACTGCCCCGGCTATTAAGCACTACCCTGGACGAAATCCTATTGGTAACCGAGGCTCAAGCGGCAATTATCTGGCTTCGAGATGAAGATACCCGGGGGTCATTTATTTATCCATTAATTATTAAAGGCCCCCGGGCAGAAGATCTTTATCAACTGAAACTGCGCCCGGGACAGGGGATTGCAGCCCAATCAGTCTTTGCTGGATTGCCACTATATATCAAAGATTTCCGTCACTACCGGCTACAGGTTGGTAGTCTGAAGCGAGCTATGGGTTTGACCATTACCTCTGAAATTGCGGTGCCGTTGGGAATTGATGAATCGGAGGTTTTTGGCGCCTTGGAGCTGGTTAACAAACAAAATGGTTTTTTTTCAGTGGAAGATTTTGCTCTGGTCAATGAAATGACCCTGGTAATGTTGGATGTCTTTAAAAAATCCGGTAAATCTCTGGATAATTATCGTGATTTTTCTTTGTTACAGATCCGAAAAGGTGGAAAGCCGATCTTTGCGGTGGAAAAGAACGGTTATCAGGAAGAAAACTTTATTACCCAAGAAGAGAAGAGCTTTTTTTTAAAAAAAATCATGGGTCAGTCTTTAGAATCCGATGAGCGGTTGATTTTTAACCGGGTCACATTTACCAGGAACAAGCAGGATCAGTTAAAACGATTGCGAAAGCAGGAATATGTGATGATCTTTGAAAATTCGCATTTGCGGGTTAGCAAAACCCGGGTCAAGACAGTGTTGGTTGCGCTGCTTTTACATCTCCGGGAGAATCGGATCAACCTAAATGCACTGGCAAGCATGATTGGTCTTGAGGACAAGATGAATACTTCTATTAAAGATCTTAGTGGCGCTGAATACATCCGCCTGGAATATGGCATGGCACGAATCCGGCGACCCCAATTGATTATTGTCAACACCCCGCCTCGGGGTGTTAGTACCGCCGCCTTTTTGGCTTTGTGCAGTCGACTTAAGAAAGACTGCGAGAAGAAAGTGGCCACTGTGATTGTACTTACGGACAAATGATGAGAAAGAGAGGTTAGTGATGATAAATCTAAAAATTCCCGGCTATGAGACCATCACAGTTGAGCATGTGACCTTTGATTATAACGGTACCCTGGCAGTCGATGGCTTTCTGGTGAAGGGGCTTAAAGAAAGACTGGTGGCTCTTACAAAGCTGGGGGTGGACGTGTATATTCTTACCGCTGATACCTTTGGTCTGGTGCGAAAGCAATGCGGAGATCTGCCGGTGACCATTGAGATTTTTTCAAAAGATAATATTTCAAAAAAGAAAAAAGCCTTCGTTGAGTCGATCGGTGGAGCGACTAATGTTGCCATCGGAAACGGCAACAATGACCGGGAAATGTTTTTAGAAAGCCGGCTTTCCATCGCTGTGATCGGAACTGAAGGCTGTTTTGCAAAGTCACTGCTGGCAGCGGATATTGTCGTGAACAGTCCGCTGGATGCTCTGGATTTATTATTAAACTCAGACCGGATGGTCGCTACTCTAAGGACGTAGACGATCGATAATGATCAGTGCTTTTAAGCAAGTGATAATGTTACTGCTTAAAAAAATGTTGACGGTTTCATTCCCCTTGTGCTATGATCTAGTCAATGAGGAGATAAAATGAGTTGGATTGATTTTACAGAATTCCAGGTTATTCCTTCGATTCGCAGGCTGGGTGATTTAGAAATTGCGCTTAATAGTGATGTTCAGGTCGTTTTACTCACTGAAGCCCACATTGCCAATCTGCAGGAGCTGGTTAAACTGGTACATGCAAAAGATAAGAAGGCGCTGATCAATCTGGAGTTGCTGGGTGGTTTTGGAAAAGATCACGTGGGAATGAAGCTATTAAAAAACTATTACCATGTGGATGGGGTCATGTCAACCGACAGCGGTAAGCTGGGGATGGCAAAACAATGTGGTCTCGTTACTTTTCAGCGATTTTTTCTTCATGATTCGCGATCTTTTGAGACCGCGCTTAAAATTATTGAATGTTCACGGGTTGACGGAGCTGAGCTGCTACCGGCGATCATGGCTCTGGATTGTTATCAAACACTGATTGCGGCGGCAAAAATTCCCTTATTAGCAGGCGGATTTGTCCGGGACCGGGAAATGATGGGAAAGATTAAAGCATGTGGTTTTAAGGGTTTGACGGTCAGCGACAAGTCGCTGTGGTAACGTGATTTTTGATATAGGATATTAAAACAAAATAGAATGTGCCGGATGGTAATTGTGTGAGTCCTGCTTAATAAATGTGATAAATTATATCACATTTATTAAGCAGGACTTTTTTTCGTGAGAAAAGGGGGTATTGAGGAAGGGAAACAAAACGAAATTTATCATACTGTAGGGGCAATAGCAGTTGCCCGCAAAGGTTAAACAATCAAATCGTTCTAAATTTAAAAATATAATTGGAGGCTACAAAATGGGAAAATATTTACTGGGTCTTGACAATGGCGGCACCATGATTAAAGCGGCACTTTACGATTTAAAAGGAAACGAGGTGGCAATTTCTAGCTCCAAAACAGCCATGTACCAGCCGGAACCGGGCTTCACCGAACGTGACGTCGAAGAAATGTGGCAGGCCAATGTCAAAGCGATTAAAGGGGTGATCGCCAAAGCCGGTATCAATGGCAGTGAGATCATCGGGCTCTCCGCCACTGGTC is a window encoding:
- a CDS encoding LuxR C-terminal-related transcriptional regulator — its product is MKKQFLKRERINDRLARVYDYPLTIVEAPMGYGKTTAVREFLETKEIKSIWVTFQPENGSADYKWSKVCDEISKWDRDTGETLKQLGFPVDVPQMDQVLSVLNTVITDEPLFMVLDDYHLTDYEPLNRLIELIVTERIENFYLIIVTRNTGNLNSAELVAKGFCNWITQEVLKFTEVEVRDYCIMMMETISEKDLRKITEYAGGWITLTYMLLLGLEKGIPVGMNMTIDELISLTLFSVYDALTQKYLIKLSIMDRFTAEQAQFITGESQTADILRKMKKENSFIYFDEVNKTYQIHFVLLDFLRSKQNLLADEKKALYIRLGEWYLDKLNFPKAYASFYRAGEIRRILEHLNNPQNISSEMAVFEGSQEMFEKTPLNVLYHYPMAYLLHILVCLFHGNERTAIGSRRQLDQLEQFYNKQDGIDQTYRNRILAEINIVKRFTVFNHIEESTVTNDLIIKLLDGEQSYIMRKENEFTFGSPHLSYNYFREPGRYQKTVQLIVEKVPVYSQFTSGCGTGSEYQARAEYSLETGNWAEAELNGEKAIFKARTKDQHSIVICGNFVLIRLMILQGRITAALNRLRDLEKEILEVRNPIYNTTMDICKGYVYANLEQTEMIPYWLQVGDMTTADLLYQGVALNYLVYGKAVAASRNFVKLEILSESFIEYFSIYHNQLGIIHNGIFKAIAKYNLYGIEAGINALNKILGEAYLDGIIMPFVENAPFLIVMLREINDRQPKDQFIRWLLSVSEVYLKNLKNEELSRVSLTLREQEVLRLTAEGLKREEIAKRLYIAPGTVKTHLQNVYKKLEVNGKNAAIKTALKNGLLFAENEKD
- a CDS encoding anaerobic nitric oxide reductase flavorubredoxin, with the protein product MKKRIKNNVSWVGKVDWELQQFHGNEFSTNHGSTYNSYLIEEEKTVLVDTVWLPYAKEFVENLTQVIDLNEIDYIVANHGEVDHSGALPELMARIPDVPIYCSENAVKSLKGQYHQDWNFNVVKTGDKLDVGNGKELIFVEMRMLHWPDSMATYLTGDNILFSNDAFGQHYATEKLFNKLVDQCDLYQEAIKYYANILTPFSAILRKKLDEIIAFNLTIDMIATSHGVIWNDNPMQIVEKYAQWAGDYQENQITIIYDTMWNGTKNLAENIAEGISLTDPDVLVKVFNLSKSDENDLITEVFKAKTVLIGSPTIGGSILHSIAGFVHLMKELKFKNKKAAAFGCYGWSGESTKVLNEWLEGAGFEIINEGLKNQWNPDDTEQISAIDFGKEIAKA
- the asrC gene encoding sulfite reductase subunit C — protein: MLDLNTKKIKKNAYRVTKVRGETASRVRVPGGLLTAELLPLIQNIAKTYGNGRIHLTTRQGFEIPGIKYTDMDAVNALLQPIIDKLDINQEIPGKGYTAAGTRNISACIGSNTCPFATYNTTNFAKKMEQEIFPNDLHFKVAFTGCANDCIKTRMQDFGIIGMTEPQYQKERCMGCLACVKACQKKSVDALSVENYRIVRNTEKCVGCGECVINCPTRAWTRSPETYYRLAIMGRTGKRNPRLAEDFLVWATEDAIVKIIKNTYRFVENYINREAPGGKEHIGYIIDRTGFEEYKKWAMEGVELDPRTIVKSPVYWGGIHYD
- the asrB gene encoding anaerobic sulfite reductase subunit AsrB is translated as MTATTTASHTTNSDNPYLPFLSEIVDVIKHTEIEFTFRMTYRGEVKPGQFFEVSLPKFGEAPISVSGIGNGTVDLTIRKVGKVTDEIFENYVGDTLFLRGPYGNGFDITNYMGKEIILVAGGTGLSPVKGIVDYFSAHPNDCKSFTLLVGFKSPNDVLFKKDFKEWEKNINVIMTVDTPVDGYCGKCGLVTQYIPEIPIKNTDEAIGIVVGPPMMMKCTITELFNVGFKEENIWISQERKMCCGIGKCGHCKIDDTYICLDGPVFNYTKGKFLKD
- the asrA gene encoding anaerobic sulfite reductase subunit AsrA, with amino-acid sequence MGYQTTPEKINAIFSDLSKDFIIYAPKRFVGDGTFTDIDTIRYGEIADLSEIEFAEKSDYSFKEVLLPISETLFYFTENEIKESDVPQKGAIVFLRSCDLHGLKRMDTIYLENGAVDSYYKRLRDQTKFILIGCENSFENCFCVSMGTQKSDDYDAYIKVDGETVLVDSHWDLLDTALAGATPSSVIPDSVTANDTVVTISETVPQTLFDAPFWEDYGNRCIACGRCNFVCPTCTCFTMQDIFYTDNGKAGERRRVWASCHVDGYTDMAGGHAFRNDKGQRMRFKVMHKINDYKRRFGTHMCIGCGRCDDVCPEYISFANCINKLSDLVNDAAKEEI
- the hcp gene encoding hydroxylamine reductase produces the protein MKDMFCFQCEQTAKGTGCEVKGVCGKTAPVAGLQDKLVGACIGLSKAVKKTAATPATDACIKKALFTTVTNVSFDDESLKVMVDCVDKMKADLDPTAEDYDMAKLWDDNEDIRSLKTLILLGVKGVAAYAHHAAILGYNDPEVDAFFYEALAAVGSDLGMDVLLPLVLKTGEINLKCMALLDKANTETYGTPVPTEVPLTIEKGPFIIITGHDLHDLKLLLEQTEGKGINIYTHGEMLPAHAYPGLKKHTHLKGNFGTAWQNQQKEFAAVPAPVLFTTNCIMPVKESYSDRIFTTDVVQYPDMIHVGKEKDFAPVIKKALELGGYPEDKEMTGINGGKTLLTGFGHGTVLGVADKVIAAVKAGDIKHFFLVGGCDGAKTGRNYYTEFVEKTPADTIVLTLACGKYRFNDLDLGTIGGLPRLMDMGQCNDAYSAIQVAVALAGAFDCDVNELPLSMVLSWYEQKAVCILLTLLHLGIKNILLGPSLPAFISPNVLNVLVENYNIGPITTPEADMAKLLG
- a CDS encoding GAF domain-containing protein, with the protein product MSLKMSKLLDIEKYLLLELVYFHLPSQYKNQITRETPIKLDEYIDLIEQCGCSTYPGFISRSRHGSQYKRRRQAHFKRIYASSDNLDDVIITGYRNDNYGCYGNSDDKIKSSFVGIAMEDCENNGAVVFSGCEQMDLSSIVLDWGGCLIASLGVVTAHHHKAIDFFDYYMTGILGERNLFGHSKGGNLATYVYINRLDENTNAYCVNAQPYCWYTMSDSQKAALKTDRFEYIVHANDPTRKASYVSYISRTAPLNRYANRHFIDIHGFAEVSFDEFGNLEGTRVIRETNSRLKTRFFNDYATEKRLTHDECLAQFQENIDKIISLPRLLSTTLDEILLVTEAQAAIIWLRDEDTRGSFIYPLIIKGPRAEDLYQLKLRPGQGIAAQSVFAGLPLYIKDFRHYRLQVGSLKRAMGLTITSEIAVPLGIDESEVFGALELVNKQNGFFSVEDFALVNEMTLVMLDVFKKSGKSLDNYRDFSLLQIRKGGKPIFAVEKNGYQEENFITQEEKSFFLKKIMGQSLESDERLIFNRVTFTRNKQDQLKRLRKQEYVMIFENSHLRVSKTRVKTVLVALLLHLRENRINLNALASMIGLEDKMNTSIKDLSGAEYIRLEYGMARIRRPQLIIVNTPPRGVSTAAFLALCSRLKKDCEKKVATVIVLTDK
- a CDS encoding HAD family hydrolase, yielding MINLKIPGYETITVEHVTFDYNGTLAVDGFLVKGLKERLVALTKLGVDVYILTADTFGLVRKQCGDLPVTIEIFSKDNISKKKKAFVESIGGATNVAIGNGNNDREMFLESRLSIAVIGTEGCFAKSLLAADIVVNSPLDALDLLLNSDRMVATLRT
- a CDS encoding glycerol-3-phosphate responsive antiterminator codes for the protein MSWIDFTEFQVIPSIRRLGDLEIALNSDVQVVLLTEAHIANLQELVKLVHAKDKKALINLELLGGFGKDHVGMKLLKNYYHVDGVMSTDSGKLGMAKQCGLVTFQRFFLHDSRSFETALKIIECSRVDGAELLPAIMALDCYQTLIAAAKIPLLAGGFVRDREMMGKIKACGFKGLTVSDKSLW